A genomic region of Candidatus Sulfotelmatobacter sp. contains the following coding sequences:
- a CDS encoding S16 family serine protease, translated as MARPIRPSLLRGRKAGRALRASAAAPAISAERIRADVPPAATVNTLPAEVTRQAQREMDRLRRLPPGTPEAGQVRAYLQWLWGLPWERSAPEDADLRKVQRVLAREPLALDKAKQRVVEYLAVRQLKPDLPGPAICLVGPPGTGKSTLGAIVAQALGRPFVRISVSGTSDASELVGVSRSLPGAQPGKIVQAVREAGARNPVLMIDGVDRLIGEGGLGVTEVLLELLDPDSSAHFADQYIGLPIDLSHTMLLLCANTIEMVPDPLLERLEVIEIPGYSEEEKLTIARRFLLPRALKDHGLTARDLEIGDETFRAMVRHYTLEAGVRGLSRQIATVCRKVAHARATGTRRKHVVSPETLETYLGHRLYTPEVVGKHDEVGVAAGLAWTAAGGEVLIVEALKMPGAGRVVTTGQLGEVMKESVQAAHSYVRSRADVLEIDPEAFSAFDIHVHFPAAGVPKDGPSAGITVGLVIASVLSERPIRHDVAMSGEVSLRGRVLQVGGLREKALAAYRAGFKTMLFPAVNLKDLDEVPADVRERLELIPVDTMDEVFAIALHRVIVPQRIGGNFVIEVDSDVSSESESAEDRSESRAARGPNRENR; from the coding sequence ATGGCGCGCCCCATTCGGCCAAGTCTCCTGCGCGGCCGCAAGGCCGGCCGAGCCTTGCGCGCGAGCGCGGCCGCCCCGGCGATTTCGGCCGAGCGGATTCGCGCCGACGTGCCTCCGGCGGCCACCGTCAACACGCTGCCGGCCGAAGTGACGCGCCAGGCCCAGCGCGAAATGGACCGGCTGCGGCGACTTCCTCCCGGAACGCCGGAAGCGGGCCAGGTGCGCGCCTATCTCCAGTGGCTCTGGGGCCTGCCCTGGGAGCGGAGCGCTCCCGAAGACGCCGACCTTCGCAAGGTTCAGCGCGTGCTGGCTCGCGAGCCGCTCGCGCTCGACAAGGCCAAGCAGCGCGTCGTCGAGTACCTGGCGGTCCGCCAGCTCAAGCCCGATCTGCCCGGCCCGGCGATCTGTCTGGTCGGACCTCCGGGCACCGGCAAGTCCACGCTCGGCGCGATCGTCGCCCAGGCGCTCGGCCGGCCGTTCGTCCGCATCAGCGTCTCGGGCACCAGCGACGCCAGCGAGCTGGTCGGTGTGAGTCGTTCGCTGCCCGGCGCGCAACCCGGGAAGATCGTGCAGGCGGTCCGCGAAGCCGGCGCCCGCAACCCGGTGCTGATGATCGACGGCGTGGATCGATTGATCGGCGAGGGCGGCCTCGGCGTCACCGAGGTGCTTCTCGAGCTGCTCGATCCGGATTCGAGCGCGCATTTTGCCGATCAGTACATCGGGCTGCCGATCGATCTCTCGCACACGATGCTGCTGTTGTGCGCGAACACGATCGAGATGGTGCCGGATCCGCTGCTCGAGCGGCTCGAAGTCATCGAGATCCCGGGCTATAGCGAGGAGGAGAAGCTCACCATCGCCCGCCGGTTCCTGCTTCCGCGCGCGCTCAAGGATCATGGCCTCACCGCTCGCGACCTGGAGATCGGCGACGAGACCTTCCGCGCGATGGTGCGCCACTACACCCTGGAGGCCGGCGTACGCGGGCTGTCCCGCCAGATCGCCACCGTCTGCCGCAAGGTCGCGCACGCGCGCGCCACCGGCACCCGCCGCAAGCACGTGGTTTCGCCCGAGACGCTCGAGACCTATCTCGGCCATCGGCTCTACACCCCGGAAGTGGTCGGCAAGCACGACGAGGTCGGCGTCGCCGCCGGGCTCGCCTGGACCGCCGCCGGCGGCGAAGTCCTGATCGTCGAGGCGCTCAAGATGCCGGGCGCGGGGCGCGTGGTCACCACCGGTCAGCTCGGCGAGGTGATGAAGGAATCGGTGCAGGCGGCGCACTCGTACGTGCGCTCTCGCGCCGACGTCCTCGAGATCGACCCCGAGGCGTTTTCGGCCTTCGACATCCACGTCCACTTTCCGGCCGCCGGTGTGCCCAAGGATGGCCCTTCGGCGGGGATCACGGTGGGCCTGGTGATCGCTTCGGTGCTGAGCGAGCGGCCGATCCGCCACGACGTGGCGATGAGCGGCGAGGTGAGCCTGCGAGGCCGCGTGCTGCAGGTGGGCGGCCTGCGGGAAAAGGCGCTGGCGGCCTATCGCGCCGGCTTCAAGACCATGCTGTTCCCGGCCGTCAACCTCAAGGATCTCGATGAGGTGCCGGCCGATGTGCGCGAGCGCCTCGAGTTGATCCCGGTCGACACCATGGACGAGGTCTTCGCGATCGCTCTGCATCGAGTGATCGTGCCGCAGCGCATCGGGGGGAACTTCGTGATCGAGGTCGACTCGGACGTATCGTCCGAGAGCGAGTCGGCCGAGGACCGGTCCGAATCGCGCGCCGCCCGCGGCCCGAATCGCGAGAACCGTTAG
- a CDS encoding aminotransferase class I/II-fold pyridoxal phosphate-dependent enzyme, producing MPQLIADRPLVRMTSELGRVMSEARAREQAGERVFHLERGEPDFDTPPHIVEALARAARDGETHYPDARGTLALREALVDKLRRENGIACEPDDIVMTLGGTHGLFIAFQALLAPGDELLVFSPHWMAIPKLVAMAHGARMRTFPAYLELPSGPEEPAGLAARLRAALKPETRGIYLNTPNNPTGVVLSAAMLSAVAEVARERDLWVVSDEAYEHLLFDGARHVSLASLPGMAERTVSVYTFSKSYAMTGWRVGYVVSPPPLRPVMGPMLSFYTTHGVFPSVQRAALAAVQGPQDAVETMRRAYQERRDLLLAGLAGQSAIVVPKPRGAFYAFANISGARAGRDVWDLVREWLGIGVAVLPGTAFGADYADWVRISTATRREDVIEAARRLREHVTASAGARS from the coding sequence ATGCCTCAATTGATCGCTGATCGCCCGCTGGTGCGAATGACGTCCGAGCTCGGACGCGTGATGAGCGAGGCCCGCGCGCGCGAACAGGCCGGCGAGCGCGTTTTCCATCTCGAGCGCGGCGAGCCCGATTTCGACACCCCGCCGCACATCGTCGAAGCGCTGGCTCGCGCGGCTCGCGACGGCGAAACCCACTACCCGGACGCTCGCGGGACGCTCGCGCTGCGCGAGGCGCTGGTCGACAAGTTGCGTCGCGAAAACGGGATCGCGTGCGAACCGGACGACATCGTGATGACGCTCGGCGGCACTCACGGCCTGTTCATCGCATTCCAGGCGCTGCTCGCGCCGGGCGACGAGCTGCTGGTGTTCTCTCCGCACTGGATGGCGATTCCAAAGCTGGTGGCCATGGCCCATGGCGCGCGCATGCGCACCTTTCCCGCGTATCTCGAGCTTCCGTCGGGACCGGAAGAGCCGGCCGGGCTCGCCGCGCGCCTGCGCGCCGCGTTGAAGCCGGAGACGCGCGGGATCTACCTCAACACGCCCAACAATCCGACCGGCGTGGTGCTGTCGGCGGCAATGCTGTCGGCGGTGGCCGAAGTAGCGCGCGAGCGCGACCTCTGGGTGGTGAGCGACGAGGCCTACGAGCATCTGTTGTTCGACGGCGCGCGCCACGTGAGCCTCGCGTCGCTTCCCGGAATGGCCGAGCGTACGGTGAGCGTCTACACGTTCTCGAAGAGCTACGCGATGACCGGCTGGCGCGTGGGTTACGTGGTATCGCCGCCGCCGCTCCGGCCCGTGATGGGGCCGATGCTCTCGTTCTACACCACGCATGGCGTCTTCCCCTCGGTTCAGCGCGCGGCGCTGGCCGCCGTGCAAGGACCGCAGGACGCGGTAGAAACCATGCGGCGCGCCTATCAGGAGCGGCGGGACCTGTTGCTCGCGGGACTCGCCGGCCAGAGTGCGATCGTGGTGCCAAAGCCCAGGGGCGCGTTCTACGCGTTCGCGAACATCTCGGGGGCGCGCGCCGGACGCGACGTGTGGGATCTGGTACGCGAATGGCTGGGAATCGGGGTCGCGGTGCTGCCGGGCACCGCGTTCGGCGCCGACTACGCCGACTGGGTGCGGATCTCGACCGCGACCCGCCGCGAGGACGTGATCGAGGCGGCGAGGCGGCTGCGCGAGCACGTGACCGCCTCGGCGGGCGCGAGGAGCTGA
- a CDS encoding GAF domain-containing protein, protein MSKFDLRDISDRLTASRSTEAVVFEFLGYLQALRSDWSATLAFYEVSRDALVCVYERQRNRLIRKDILQPVDRLPARLVRKFFHPSAFFNHADRRTLLSQLFHTAPSYEPDPTEVPMLSGLLAHGHHVSVLCLPLTDHEDMLGMLMISSDRRNAFGGRTVSEILPVKSLAALALSQHLHRAARDNGTPAPDAEVHSEAAHQFQAHIQHLTSKAASLEAENQSKSQQLDALAGEIEKLDKSSSQYRQELERVKGQLFALEEQSAAATQHLTEAYSELSSTRLRAQEQHLTIGFLKDVFQVLAQQHDQQEFSRTLVTWFCEHFGVERCSLMLLDDSRETLHIAAHRGIAAEVADQVRVRIGQGVAGWVAHNRKPLFVRVKDDAHEVGHTGHEAYNSDSFICVPLIYNGRVCGVLNLSNKRDGEAFEEVDLDRASMAGALLAMTLGQLESARRSASWA, encoded by the coding sequence GTGTCCAAATTCGACCTCCGCGACATCTCGGATCGACTCACGGCCTCCCGCAGCACCGAGGCCGTCGTCTTCGAGTTCCTCGGCTATCTGCAGGCGCTGCGCAGCGATTGGAGCGCCACTCTCGCGTTCTACGAGGTGAGCCGCGACGCCCTGGTGTGCGTCTACGAGCGCCAGCGCAATCGGCTGATCCGGAAGGACATCCTGCAGCCCGTCGACCGGCTGCCGGCGCGGCTCGTGCGAAAGTTCTTCCACCCCAGTGCATTTTTCAATCACGCCGACCGTCGCACTCTGCTCTCTCAGCTGTTCCACACCGCCCCCAGCTACGAACCCGATCCCACCGAGGTCCCGATGCTGAGCGGCCTGCTGGCGCACGGCCACCACGTGAGCGTGCTCTGCCTGCCGCTGACCGACCACGAAGACATGCTCGGGATGCTCATGATCTCGAGCGACCGGCGGAACGCGTTCGGGGGACGCACCGTCTCCGAGATTCTTCCGGTCAAGAGCCTGGCGGCGCTCGCGCTCAGCCAGCATCTCCATCGCGCCGCTCGCGACAACGGGACTCCGGCGCCCGACGCCGAGGTTCATTCGGAGGCCGCGCACCAGTTCCAGGCTCACATTCAGCACCTCACCAGCAAGGCGGCCTCGCTCGAGGCCGAGAACCAGAGCAAGAGCCAGCAGCTCGACGCGCTCGCGGGCGAGATCGAGAAGCTCGACAAGAGCTCGAGCCAGTACCGGCAGGAGCTCGAGCGCGTGAAGGGCCAGCTGTTCGCGCTCGAGGAGCAGTCGGCGGCGGCCACGCAGCACCTGACCGAGGCCTATTCCGAGCTGAGCTCCACCCGGCTGCGCGCGCAGGAGCAGCATCTCACCATCGGCTTCCTGAAGGACGTCTTCCAGGTGCTCGCTCAGCAGCACGATCAGCAGGAGTTCTCGCGAACGCTGGTGACATGGTTCTGCGAGCACTTCGGCGTCGAGCGCTGCAGCCTGATGCTGCTCGACGATTCTCGAGAGACGCTCCACATCGCTGCACACCGCGGCATCGCCGCCGAAGTCGCGGACCAGGTTCGGGTGCGCATCGGCCAGGGCGTGGCCGGCTGGGTCGCGCACAATCGCAAGCCGTTGTTCGTGAGAGTGAAGGACGATGCTCACGAGGTGGGTCACACCGGCCACGAGGCCTACAATTCGGACTCGTTCATCTGCGTGCCCCTGATCTACAACGGGCGCGTCTGCGGCGTGCTCAACCTGAGCAACAAGCGCGACGGCGAGGCCTTCGAGGAAGTGGACCTCGACCGCGCCAGCATGGCGGGCGCGCTGCTGGCCATGACGCTCGGTCAGCTCGAGTCCGCGCGGCGCTCGGCGTCGTGGGCCTGA